CGGATCATGCATCGCCAGATACGGAACTCGGCAGCAAAACCGGGACTGAGATTCTGGTTTCAATGTGGTAGCCTCGACGAATACGATGACCGCGACGGTGATGGGGTCATAGACTCCATTCAGGATACATTGGAGTGCATCGCTGAACTGGAACGAAAAGGATATGGGTGGAACAAAGAAGTTTTTTATCTGGAAGTGGCGGAAGGTAGGCATAACCCGCAAACCTGGGCCACAGTGCTGCCCGACTTTTTGGAATGGATGTCGGGCATTGACCAGGAATAATTATAAGCCGGATAGAAACGCCATCGTGTCTACCGAGTCAGCATAGTCGGAAAGGCCGGGCTGCTGGGCGGTTCCCGGTGGGAGCAAGCCTGGGATATTGACTGCGCTGGTACCGACTACACATTGAATTTGATCCTCATTTTCTGCTATAAGTGCCTGCACCTCTCTCAAAGAGCCGTATGTTTCATAATGAAGCACACTGATCGCAGAAACCAGAGACCTGCTTTCGGTGATCAGCAGAAAACCATTGTCAAAATGGGGTACCCGGTTGACCAGGAAAATGGATTTGTTGTATTCGTAGTTGTTGAAGTATTTGTGGTGGTTCAGATAATCTGCTGAGACCTCCTCGACAGACTCGTAGAACTTGGTAAAGTCATATCCTTCAGGGACATATAGCTTGGAAACATTGCGGCATCCCAGCCCAAAGTATTGAAATACATCCCTGCCCAGGTTTTTTAATTCTTCCACGCTTTCGTTACCGGTCAGGATAGCGATCGATGTGCGGTTTTTGCGGATGATATTGGGTTTTTTAGCGAAATAGTAATGAAAGTACCGGGCTGTGTTATTGCTTCCCGTCGCAATATATGCATCCGATGCATTGAGGCGTTCTGCGAATTGAATGCACTTTTTAAATTCCGGTTCAATAGAGATCAGTGCATTCAGGATCGCGCGGATGAGCATTTCGTCGTCCGAGCTGGGCTTTACCAGCAGCGTATGGCCGCTGATCAGCACACACAATGCGTCGTGAAAACCTACGGCGGGTATATTGCCGGCCATCACTACCCCAATTTTTTGGAAAGACGAGGGCTCGGAATATTGCCCGGCCCATTCGCGCAACGCTTCTTCATTAAGATATGATGTAGCGATTGCGCGCAACGACATGGCTACATTAGACGGCGTAAACCAGTTATTTTTGCTTCTGGCAGCGGCAATCCAGTCTTCAATAAGCTGCTCGTTTTCGGTGTCGGTGATGAATTTGCCAAGATTTATAAACGCGTTTATTCTCTTAATTCTTGATATCATTCTAATTGAACTCTAAATAGTTTTATTGCGGGTGCTGTTTTTATTTTTCTGATTGTTGGGAAACTATAAATAGTTATATTTGTTACTCTAAACAGAAGAATAGCAACAAATATAAACAATCCGGCGACTATGGCTATAATGATAACCGATGAATGCATAAATTGTGGGGCGTGCGAGCCAGAGTGCCCCAACACAGCAATTTATGAAGGAGGTGTAGAATGGACTTGGGGCGATGGAACCAGTCTGGACGAAGTGGATTTTGGCGATGGCACTGTCGTAAGTGGTAAAGAAAAGCAATCCCCTGTTTCGGACGAATTTTACTATATAGTTTCTGATAAGTGTACGGAATGCGTTGGTTTTCATGAAGAGCCGCAGTGTGCAGCCGTTTGTCCGGTAGATTGCTGTGTTCCGGATCCGGATAACGAAGAAGAAGAGGAAACGCTGCTTGCCAAAAAAGCATGGATGCACGGTGAATAAAACGTGTTGACCAAATAAGATTTTGAAGCCCAGATGGAAGCCCCGCTACAAGCGGGGCTTTTTTTTGCCCTTACCTTTTCTAAAATGTCATTATAATAATAAAATTTCTTAATAAGTATAACCATCAGCTGTTTATAATATTCTGTTTATTGGATCATATACAGAATATTAATTTTCAATGTAAAAGGTCGTTTTTGACCATTTTATGTTTATAAAACGATAAAAAAGAGTAAAAAATCATGATAATTGTATTTTTTTATATAAAAACAACTGATTATATTTGATAAATATAATTTAAGTACAATATTTGATCCAGTAATACAGCCGGAGAGTAATATTAACTTAAACAGAATATAATTATGAAAAAAGTCTATTGTACAGTATTATCTTTGATGGTTCCTTTTTTGACTTTTGCAAAGTCGGGTGATGACAAAAAGGCAGTTAAGGCAGATACAATAATTGTGGCAGAGGTAGAAGAGGAGGCGCAGGGCGCATTTGCATTTTCCGGTTATCTGGATTCCTATTACATGGCTAACTTCAATAAGCCAGCGTCAAGGTCCAACATGGGTGCAACCAATGCGCGCGTATTTGACCAGAAATCAGGACAGTTCTCGTTGGGTCTGGTTCAGACAAAAGTGGTTTACACCAATGCTAAATCAGAAGCCGTAGTTGATTTGACATTTGGTCCTAATGCTAACCTGGGTAACTATGGAAACGCATTGTTCAACACCGCGCTCGCGATCAAACAAGCTTATTTCACTTACAAATTCACAGACAAGTTTTCGATGACCGCCGGTCAGTTCGGAACTCACATTGGTTATGAGGTTATCGACGCCCCTGCCAACTTCAACTACTCACTTTCTAACTTATTTAACAACGGACCTTTTTACCACGCAGGTTTGAAAGCAACCTACGCGTTTTCTGACAGAGCATCTTTAATGGTGGGTCTTGTCAATAACGTGGATGGACTCGGTGATAACAACCGCAAGAAAGGATTCATCAGTCAATTGTACTTCAAACCAGTTGAAAACTGGAATGTATATCTGAACTACATCGGAAGTAATGAAGCAAATTCCATCGACAGTACTGGAAAACAGCCAGATGGTTTCTACCAGGTTTTTGATTTGACAACCAGCTTCCAGATCACTCCGAAATTCCTGCTTGGTCTTAATGCTGCATACGGAAGCCAAAAAGGAGATTATCAGGGTTATGGCGGACCTGTCGATTCAGAATCATGGAGCGGTTTCGCAATTTATGCCAACTCAGCCTTGACTGACAACTTTGGAATCGGTGCCCGCTACGAATATTTTAACAATGATAACGGTGTTCGTGGATTGTTGACGCCCGCAGGACTTGGAACAAAGGTTAACTCAGTTACTTTAACTGGTAACATCAGCCTGGCCGACGGACATATCCTAGTTAAGCCTGAATTCCGCCTGGATGCTTATCCAAAGGTTAAAGGAGCAGGTGAAGCGCAACAATTCCAGGACTCAGATGGCAACTGGACCAAAAACAGCCAGACAACTTTCGGACTAGCGTTTATTTATAAATTCTAAGTATATTACAAATACCTTCTTAATCTATAATAACAATTAACTACAATGGAAAAACGTAATTTCATTCCACTGATTATTTTACTGGTAATCAGCATCCTCGGTGCCTTCGTACCCAATGTTCCGACACAGATTGTCACCGAAGGTATTAACTCTGGTGACACCGCGTGGCTGCTTGTATCGTCTGCGCTTGTATTACTCATGACTCCTGGTCTTGCTTATTTCTACGGAGGAATGGTTAATAACAAGAATGTTATTTCTACCATGCTTCAAA
The genomic region above belongs to Dyadobacter pollutisoli and contains:
- a CDS encoding acyl-CoA reductase, with product MISRIKRINAFINLGKFITDTENEQLIEDWIAAARSKNNWFTPSNVAMSLRAIATSYLNEEALREWAGQYSEPSSFQKIGVVMAGNIPAVGFHDALCVLISGHTLLVKPSSDDEMLIRAILNALISIEPEFKKCIQFAERLNASDAYIATGSNNTARYFHYYFAKKPNIIRKNRTSIAILTGNESVEELKNLGRDVFQYFGLGCRNVSKLYVPEGYDFTKFYESVEEVSADYLNHHKYFNNYEYNKSIFLVNRVPHFDNGFLLITESRSLVSAISVLHYETYGSLREVQALIAENEDQIQCVVGTSAVNIPGLLPPGTAQQPGLSDYADSVDTMAFLSGL
- a CDS encoding 4Fe-4S binding protein, with protein sequence MAIMITDECINCGACEPECPNTAIYEGGVEWTWGDGTSLDEVDFGDGTVVSGKEKQSPVSDEFYYIVSDKCTECVGFHEEPQCAAVCPVDCCVPDPDNEEEEETLLAKKAWMHGE
- a CDS encoding porin, encoding MKKVYCTVLSLMVPFLTFAKSGDDKKAVKADTIIVAEVEEEAQGAFAFSGYLDSYYMANFNKPASRSNMGATNARVFDQKSGQFSLGLVQTKVVYTNAKSEAVVDLTFGPNANLGNYGNALFNTALAIKQAYFTYKFTDKFSMTAGQFGTHIGYEVIDAPANFNYSLSNLFNNGPFYHAGLKATYAFSDRASLMVGLVNNVDGLGDNNRKKGFISQLYFKPVENWNVYLNYIGSNEANSIDSTGKQPDGFYQVFDLTTSFQITPKFLLGLNAAYGSQKGDYQGYGGPVDSESWSGFAIYANSALTDNFGIGARYEYFNNDNGVRGLLTPAGLGTKVNSVTLTGNISLADGHILVKPEFRLDAYPKVKGAGEAQQFQDSDGNWTKNSQTTFGLAFIYKF